The following are encoded together in the Gouania willdenowi chromosome 14, fGouWil2.1, whole genome shotgun sequence genome:
- the ca4a gene encoding carbonic anhydrase 4a, which translates to MKLILSVIWLASLWSLCTGGGDWCYPSQFTCNHQCNVPEKWDHANRDCAGKYQSPINIVTRKTLKDDLLTPFEFKNYQQIFRSSIKNNGHSVQVNIPHLSTISGGGLFTSYKAVQLHLHWGNNGGPGSEHTIDGEQFPMEMHIVHMKSHYSDLTTALRDPEGIAVLGFFYERSNSANRKYDPVISALRSIKATNGNTSMPPLSLAQLILSERNMTSYYRYKGSLTTPGCTESVVWTVFEKPIPLSQDQLSAFSEVQFNDGKHMIGNFRPVQPLNGRQVFRSGSTVMMSSFSLLLAMVAMAMGLSKPN; encoded by the exons ATGAAACTCATCCTGTCCGTTATTTGGTTGGCATCCCTGTGGTCCCTCTGCACAGGAGGAGGGG ACTGGTGTTATCCTTCCCAGTTTACCTGCAACCATCAATGTAATG TCCCAGAAAAGTGGGACCACGCCAACAGAGATTGTGCAGGAAAATACCAGTCACCCATCAACATCGTCACAAGGAAGACACTGAAAGACGACCTCCTGACACCCTTTGAGTTCAAAAACTACCAGCAGATCTTCAGAAGCTCCATCAAAAACAACGGTCACTCAG TTCAAGTTAACATCCCACATCTCAGCACCATCTCAGGTGGAGGCCTGTTTACCAGCTATAAGGCAGTGCAGCTCCACCTGCACTGGGGCAACAATGGCGGACCAGGCTCTGAGCACACGATAGATGGAGAGCAGTTTCCCATGGAG ATGCACATTGTCCACATGAAGAGTCACTACTCCGACCTGACCACAGCACTGAGGGATCCAGAGGGAATTGCAGTTCTCGGGTTTTTCTATGAG agATCTAACAGTGCAAACCGAAAGTACGATCCAGTCATCAGTGCTTTGCGAAGCATCAAAGCTACAA ACGGAAACACCTCCATGCCTCCACTCTCACTGGCGCAGTTGATCTTGTCTGAGCGGAACATGACCTCCTACTACCGCTACAAAGGCTCTCTGACCACCCCTGGGTGTACAGAGTCTGTGGTCTGGACAGTGTTCGAGAAGCCAATTCCACTCAGCCAGGATCAG TTGTCAGCGTTTTCTGAAGTCCAGTTCAACGATGGAAAGCATATGATTGGGAACTTCAGGCCCGTCCAGCCCCTCAATGGTCGGCAGGTGTTTCGTTCAGGCagcacagtgatgatgtccAGCTTCAGCCTCCTCCTGGCTATGGTTGCAATGGCGATGGGGCTGTCCAAGCCAAACTAG